The following are encoded together in the Arcticibacterium luteifluviistationis genome:
- a CDS encoding Fic family protein: MKLFNHMDLKLVVPEFNSELTDLIIELDHLRRKSLGGSTHPKVFFQLKHIFHTLESIGSARIEGNNTTIAEYIETKLGHEHLAEREGVKEIRNIEESMAFIEENVSEYSINRMFLSELHKMIVNGLSIPPKGEGDHTPGEYRDVNVKIAQSSHTPPDWTRVQEYMSELYEFISHDDGSKYDLLKTAIAHHRFVWIHPFGNGNGRTVRLFTYSMLVKAGFNVNVGRILNPTAVFCSNRDEYYKYLSLADSGTKEGLLEWCTYVLRGLKVEIEKIDNLLDYEYLQKEILKPALKYSLERKYVTEVEMKILSRVIELQSIQASDLKTVLKGKLPAEISRQIRNLIDKKMLVPESEGKRKYVIRFDNNYLLRGIIYSLGEKGFLPENN; the protein is encoded by the coding sequence TTGAAATTATTCAATCATATGGATTTAAAATTAGTAGTTCCAGAATTTAATTCGGAGTTAACAGATTTAATCATTGAATTAGATCATTTAAGGCGTAAAAGTTTGGGCGGGTCTACGCACCCCAAAGTCTTTTTTCAATTAAAGCATATTTTTCACACACTAGAAAGTATAGGGTCAGCCAGAATAGAAGGAAATAATACAACTATAGCCGAATATATTGAGACAAAACTAGGTCATGAGCATCTAGCAGAAAGGGAAGGGGTTAAGGAAATTAGAAATATTGAAGAATCGATGGCTTTTATTGAGGAGAATGTTTCAGAATATTCAATAAATCGTATGTTTTTGAGTGAGTTGCATAAAATGATAGTCAACGGGCTTTCAATTCCTCCAAAGGGTGAAGGAGATCACACGCCTGGTGAATATCGAGATGTAAATGTTAAAATAGCTCAATCAAGTCACACGCCTCCAGATTGGACAAGAGTGCAAGAATACATGAGCGAATTATACGAGTTTATTTCTCATGATGATGGCTCCAAGTATGACTTGTTAAAAACTGCAATAGCCCATCATAGATTTGTTTGGATTCACCCGTTTGGTAATGGAAATGGTAGAACAGTAAGGCTCTTTACTTACTCTATGCTGGTTAAAGCAGGGTTTAATGTGAATGTTGGTAGAATACTGAATCCCACAGCTGTGTTTTGTAGCAATAGAGACGAATATTACAAATATTTATCATTAGCAGATTCGGGCACTAAAGAGGGGCTTTTGGAATGGTGCACCTATGTTCTTAGAGGGCTTAAGGTTGAAATCGAAAAGATTGATAATTTATTAGATTATGAATATTTACAAAAGGAAATATTAAAGCCCGCTTTAAAATACTCTTTAGAAAGGAAGTATGTAACAGAAGTTGAAATGAAGATACTCAGCCGTGTTATTGAACTACAATCTATCCAAGCTAGTGATTTAAAAACGGTACTAAAAGGTAAGCTACCAGCTGAAATTTCAAGGCAAATAAGAAATCTGATTGATAAAAAGATGTTGGTGCCTGAAAGTGAAGGGAAAAGGAAATATGTAATCAGGTTTGATAATAATTATTTATTAAGAGGAATAATCTATTCATTAGGGGAAAAAGGGTTTTTACCGGAAAATAATTAA
- a CDS encoding redoxin domain-containing protein: MEKQFWYFILAALAIKEEEIIKAGYQIIAVSPDSYENLQPMMEKNEIKYQLFSDAEGSLTKQAGLAYNLSPERIEKLGSRTLGKAPEILPVPSVLVVNAEAEILFEYINPNYRNRISPELLMAVLNNL; encoded by the coding sequence ATGGAAAAACAATTTTGGTATTTTATATTGGCGGCTTTAGCCATCAAAGAAGAAGAAATAATTAAGGCTGGATATCAAATAATAGCCGTGAGCCCAGACTCTTACGAAAACTTACAGCCTATGATGGAAAAGAATGAGATTAAATATCAATTATTCTCTGACGCGGAAGGCAGCTTAACCAAACAGGCTGGTTTGGCATATAACCTAAGTCCAGAAAGAATAGAAAAATTAGGCAGCAGAACGCTTGGCAAAGCCCCTGAGATATTACCTGTTCCTTCTGTATTGGTGGTTAACGCTGAGGCTGAAATTCTTTTTGAATACATCAATCCAAATTATCGCAACAGAATTAGTCCGGAACTGTTAATGGCAGTTTTGAATAATCTTTGA
- a CDS encoding helix-turn-helix domain-containing protein, with protein sequence MRYEGPNQEYFEVVNITSENCYLIKASKNSELSMLWFDSDQNRLKIDGEEHAFKTNELLCLTEFHKVETVNIDKLRLLKFNKPFYCILDHDSEISCRGILYFGAATLPIIRPDAKELDTLETVWKMLCIEMESRDNLQLEMLQMMLKRMLILCTRIYKEQLQYDISGGEYVDSLRAFNYLVEQHFKEKHKVADYADLLHISPKSLSNLFKKIGSKTPLQYIQERRLLEARRLLKYSERSISEIAFQLGFSDLQAFSRFFKNNEGISPNDFKNSEQKEKLPT encoded by the coding sequence ATGCGTTACGAGGGGCCAAACCAGGAATATTTTGAGGTGGTAAACATTACCAGCGAAAACTGCTATTTGATAAAAGCCTCTAAAAACTCGGAGCTTTCTATGCTTTGGTTTGACTCTGACCAAAACCGCCTAAAAATAGATGGGGAAGAGCATGCCTTTAAAACCAACGAGCTGCTTTGCCTTACAGAATTTCATAAGGTAGAAACTGTCAACATTGACAAACTCAGGCTCCTAAAGTTTAACAAGCCTTTTTACTGCATCCTAGACCACGACAGCGAGATAAGCTGCCGAGGAATTTTATATTTTGGTGCGGCTACGCTACCTATCATAAGACCAGACGCCAAAGAACTAGACACCCTAGAAACCGTCTGGAAAATGCTATGCATAGAAATGGAGTCGCGAGACAACCTACAACTAGAAATGCTACAGATGATGCTAAAAAGAATGCTGATACTCTGTACCAGAATTTATAAAGAGCAGCTGCAGTATGACATTTCGGGTGGTGAGTATGTAGACAGCCTGCGTGCTTTCAATTATTTGGTAGAGCAGCACTTTAAAGAAAAACATAAAGTAGCCGACTACGCCGACCTCCTTCATATAAGCCCAAAGAGCCTTTCCAACCTCTTTAAGAAAATTGGCAGTAAAACGCCCCTTCAATACATTCAAGAAAGACGCTTGCTAGAAGCCAGAAGACTTTTAAAGTATAGCGAGCGTAGTATTTCTGAAATTGCTTTCCAACTTGGCTTCTCAGATTTGCAGGCTTTCAGCCGTTTTTTTAAGAATAATGAGGGTATTTCGCCCAACGACTTCAAGAATTCTGAGCAAAAGGAAAAATTGCCAACTTAA
- a CDS encoding carboxymuconolactone decarboxylase family protein yields the protein MSTFSVPTREEVSENNQAIFDNLEKGLGFVPNLYAYYAKNETALADYLALQNRKSTLKAKEREVINLVVSEYNGCKYCQSAHTVLGGMNGFTEEQILELRGGTASFDTKTDALVKFTLSAAANKGKASAESLAAFFAAGYTEANLIDVVIIIGDKTISNYIHNLAGFAIDFPLAQELKAELV from the coding sequence ATGTCAACATTTAGTGTTCCAACAAGAGAAGAAGTTTCTGAAAACAATCAAGCCATTTTTGATAACCTTGAAAAAGGCTTAGGCTTTGTACCAAACCTTTATGCTTACTACGCCAAAAACGAAACGGCTCTAGCAGATTACCTTGCTTTACAAAACCGTAAGTCAACGCTTAAAGCCAAAGAAAGAGAAGTGATAAACTTGGTAGTGAGCGAGTACAATGGCTGTAAATATTGCCAGAGTGCCCACACCGTATTAGGTGGAATGAACGGTTTTACGGAAGAGCAAATCTTAGAATTAAGAGGTGGCACAGCCAGCTTTGATACCAAAACAGACGCCTTAGTAAAGTTCACACTTTCTGCCGCTGCCAATAAAGGAAAAGCCTCTGCAGAAAGCTTAGCAGCCTTTTTTGCAGCAGGATATACCGAAGCAAATTTGATAGATGTGGTGATAATAATAGGTGACAAAACCATCAGTAATTACATCCATAACCTTGCAGGTTTCGCCATTGATTTCCCATTGGCACAAGAATTAAAAGCAGAATTAGTTTAA
- a CDS encoding cupredoxin domain-containing protein, with protein MKNLLAALVATFALTFSTTTYAQSDAKVVTLEQTEGAFTQKSLTLEPGTYVFKVANNGVNHDLGFVLTPKGKSDEAHHIKEAYVTELIKEGTSSTSKVVTLKKGEYEYFCPLNPTPKYTLVVK; from the coding sequence ATGAAAAATTTACTAGCTGCATTAGTAGCAACATTCGCTCTTACATTTTCTACCACTACTTACGCTCAGTCTGACGCCAAAGTGGTAACATTAGAACAAACTGAAGGTGCATTTACGCAGAAAAGCTTAACGCTAGAGCCAGGTACCTATGTATTTAAAGTTGCCAATAATGGTGTAAACCATGACCTTGGTTTTGTGCTAACGCCAAAAGGAAAGTCTGACGAAGCTCACCATATCAAAGAGGCTTATGTAACAGAACTTATCAAAGAAGGAACAAGCTCAACAAGTAAAGTAGTGACTTTGAAAAAAGGTGAATACGAGTACTTTTGCCCACTAAATCCTACGCCTAAGTATACCTTGGTAGTGAAATAA
- a CDS encoding OmpA family protein, translating to MKYAKILIGSIFISTFAIGCNNDSESENTDMEMTENMDMMDNTGDMEIEAATATNNSVAEDQVIFTDEVYNNEVAYNFPLADTISKYSTEGKTGSLLSDWMKTYAKDLNANLNQEATVLHFGEGVIVALDKGDMYGVEDFILNEDAKTALRKLAFNLQQEPDTYILVAGRTDASGSADFNEKLAFRRAAIAANYLKGCGVDESRFFIDSYGEKYPDYQNSSKINRDRNRRVDFLILPSNQMREQAAEAA from the coding sequence ATGAAATACGCAAAAATACTTATCGGTTCTATATTCATTTCAACGTTCGCTATCGGATGTAACAACGATTCAGAATCTGAAAACACAGACATGGAAATGACAGAGAATATGGACATGATGGATAACACCGGAGACATGGAAATAGAAGCTGCCACGGCCACCAATAATTCGGTAGCTGAGGACCAAGTGATTTTTACAGACGAAGTTTATAACAACGAAGTGGCTTACAATTTCCCATTGGCCGACACCATTTCTAAATACAGCACAGAAGGTAAAACAGGTAGTTTGCTTTCAGATTGGATGAAAACATATGCAAAAGATTTGAACGCTAATTTAAATCAAGAGGCTACCGTTTTACATTTTGGAGAGGGTGTGATAGTAGCCCTAGATAAAGGTGATATGTATGGTGTAGAAGATTTTATTCTTAACGAAGATGCCAAAACAGCTCTTAGGAAACTAGCCTTTAACTTACAACAAGAGCCTGATACCTATATTTTAGTAGCTGGACGTACAGACGCTTCAGGTTCTGCGGACTTTAATGAGAAATTGGCTTTTAGAAGAGCGGCCATAGCAGCCAATTATCTGAAAGGATGTGGAGTGGATGAGAGCAGATTCTTTATAGATAGTTATGGTGAGAAATATCCAGATTATCAGAACAGTTCTAAAATAAACAGAGATAGAAACAGACGAGTAGATTTCTTGATTCTCCCTTCAAACCAAATGAGAGAACAGGCTGCAGAAGCGGCATAG
- a CDS encoding cyclase family protein — protein MPKRVKFDFEIHFTNGGNIKGEDFRLDIVGHQISEQELADYLVTDLNLLMVGQTKILNKVIFEEAHKRKPINVKTDANLLIDLSHTIENGLITYKGLPAPIICDFLSREDSKEFYEEGTQFQIGKIEMVTNTGTYIDCPFHRYENGKDLSEVALERFVDLDAVVIRIPFSETIEITADHLKNYEIRNKAVLIQTDWDKHWNTEQYYENNPYLTEGAAAYLRDCAVKLVGIDSYNIDDTRGKNRPVHTTLLGAEILIVEHLCNLYLLPDDGFTFSAVPPKFKGVGTFPVRAFAKLNKR, from the coding sequence ATGCCAAAAAGAGTAAAATTTGATTTCGAAATTCACTTCACCAACGGTGGAAATATCAAAGGAGAAGACTTTCGTCTAGATATAGTTGGTCACCAGATTTCCGAACAAGAACTGGCAGACTATTTAGTCACAGACTTAAATCTGCTCATGGTGGGCCAAACTAAAATTTTGAACAAAGTAATATTTGAGGAAGCTCATAAACGAAAACCTATCAATGTTAAAACTGACGCTAACTTACTAATAGACTTAAGTCACACCATAGAAAATGGACTTATCACTTACAAAGGACTTCCAGCCCCTATCATCTGTGATTTTTTGAGTAGAGAAGACTCAAAAGAGTTTTACGAAGAAGGCACCCAGTTTCAAATTGGCAAAATAGAAATGGTGACCAATACTGGTACCTATATAGACTGCCCATTTCATAGATATGAAAATGGAAAAGACCTTTCTGAGGTAGCATTAGAGCGTTTTGTAGATTTGGATGCCGTAGTGATTCGTATTCCGTTTTCAGAAACCATTGAAATAACAGCCGATCATCTCAAAAACTATGAAATAAGAAACAAGGCTGTATTAATCCAAACCGACTGGGACAAGCACTGGAATACGGAGCAATATTACGAGAACAACCCCTATTTGACCGAAGGGGCGGCAGCATACCTGAGAGATTGTGCCGTAAAACTGGTAGGAATAGACTCGTATAATATAGACGACACCCGAGGTAAAAACCGACCTGTACACACCACACTTTTAGGAGCCGAAATTCTGATAGTGGAGCATCTCTGTAATCTTTATTTACTTCCTGATGATGGTTTTACTTTTAGTGCCGTTCCTCCCAAATTCAAAGGAGTTGGTACATTTCCTGTAAGAGCTTTTGCCAAGTTAAATAAGAGATAA
- a CDS encoding VOC family protein, with translation MRRLEFTSLQVTDLEVSKAFYTEKLGFKVSEMKNPDAVVFSFNKGEASFAIRKPFGSLANKDLGVGVSTWFAIDEKIEELQASLQEKKVNILGEIMDTPFGKALHILDPDGYKLTFLELK, from the coding sequence ATGAGACGATTAGAATTCACATCCCTTCAAGTAACAGATTTGGAAGTATCCAAAGCATTTTACACCGAAAAACTAGGTTTTAAAGTCTCCGAAATGAAAAATCCCGATGCAGTGGTTTTTAGTTTTAATAAAGGTGAAGCCAGCTTTGCTATTCGAAAACCTTTTGGAAGTTTGGCTAATAAAGACCTTGGAGTTGGCGTATCCACTTGGTTTGCAATTGATGAAAAGATAGAAGAACTACAAGCCAGTTTACAAGAAAAAAAGGTCAATATTTTAGGAGAAATAATGGATACACCCTTTGGCAAAGCCCTCCATATTTTAGACCCAGACGGTTATAAACTAACTTTTCTAGAACTTAAGTAA
- a CDS encoding EVE domain-containing protein, giving the protein MKQKYWIIVASKDHVETGVAGGIAQTCHGKASPLKRMQKDDFVLFYSSKKTLGKADKCQEFTALGKVKDDEVFQFQMTADFQPFRRRIDFIPSTSVSILPLINDLHFIQNKKHWGYPFRFGFFEIDQHDFDLISTQIL; this is encoded by the coding sequence ATGAAACAAAAATATTGGATAATAGTGGCCTCAAAAGACCATGTAGAAACTGGCGTAGCCGGAGGCATAGCACAAACCTGCCATGGCAAGGCATCACCTTTAAAAAGGATGCAAAAAGACGATTTTGTATTATTCTATTCCAGTAAAAAAACTCTTGGTAAAGCTGACAAATGCCAAGAGTTTACCGCCTTAGGAAAAGTAAAAGATGATGAAGTTTTTCAGTTTCAAATGACCGCAGACTTTCAACCATTCCGAAGACGAATTGACTTTATACCAAGCACTTCTGTCTCCATTTTACCATTGATTAACGACTTGCACTTCATTCAAAACAAAAAGCATTGGGGATATCCATTTCGTTTTGGTTTCTTTGAAATAGATCAACACGACTTTGATTTAATTTCAACCCAAATCCTATAA
- a CDS encoding MarR family winged helix-turn-helix transcriptional regulator, with translation MSQKVEFSFNSPNDSPGYLLGQVTILWQRKLKKSLDPLNLTHTQFIILAALGWLSRESNKVTQVEIANQGNLDRMMVSKVLRTLESKTFVSRKEHETDTRAKVIKLTTLGTKVLQDAILKVEETDLEFFSKIDRDLVSFNKDMVKLLAENGL, from the coding sequence ATGTCCCAAAAAGTAGAATTCAGCTTTAATAGCCCGAATGACAGTCCGGGCTATCTTCTGGGTCAGGTCACTATTCTCTGGCAAAGAAAACTAAAAAAGAGCCTTGACCCATTAAATCTAACGCACACGCAGTTTATTATTCTTGCGGCACTCGGTTGGCTTTCTAGAGAAAGCAACAAGGTCACCCAAGTAGAAATTGCCAACCAAGGAAACTTAGACCGTATGATGGTTTCTAAGGTTTTACGAACATTGGAATCTAAAACATTTGTAAGCCGTAAGGAGCACGAAACAGACACCAGAGCCAAGGTTATTAAACTAACCACATTGGGCACAAAAGTGCTTCAAGATGCCATTTTGAAAGTGGAGGAAACTGACCTAGAATTTTTCTCAAAGATTGATAGAGACTTGGTATCTTTTAATAAAGATATGGTAAAGCTCTTAGCAGAGAACGGACTTTAG
- a CDS encoding glycoside hydrolase family 28 protein, whose amino-acid sequence MKNLFLSLLASSLLYSCSKNIPTISYEEITFDVPFEMEAIKVPNFSAFESLSILDFGAEAGNQQKNTEAIAKAISQANKNGGGRVIIPSGEWLTGPIHFKSNVELHLSEGSVLLFSDKPEDYLPAVHTSWEGMECYNYSPLIYAYESQNIAITGTGELKAKMDVWEKWFARPAPHMNSLKHLYTMASTGVPVEERQMVNDSSHLRPHFIQFNRCENVLMEGVTVTNSPFWTIHPYLSKDVVIRNINVYAHGHNNDGVDPEMSQNVLIENCIFDQGDDAVSIKSGRNQDAWRLNTPSKNIVLRNLTVKNGHELVALGSELSGGIENVFVDNCEVLEGAKLSHLLFIKTNERRGGYVKNIFINNVKSGKIDKGVLGIETDVLYQWRDLVPTYERRLTPISNIFLTNIKSADVKFVSRILGQEELPVENISLKNVSVDTFGDKKHIHENVINFTEE is encoded by the coding sequence ATGAAAAACCTATTCCTTTCTCTGCTCGCATCCTCCCTACTCTATTCTTGCTCTAAAAACATCCCAACAATTTCTTATGAAGAAATCACTTTCGACGTTCCTTTTGAAATGGAAGCCATCAAAGTACCTAACTTTAGTGCCTTTGAGTCCTTGTCTATTTTAGATTTTGGAGCCGAAGCTGGAAACCAACAAAAAAACACCGAAGCCATAGCAAAGGCCATAAGCCAAGCAAATAAAAATGGAGGAGGAAGAGTAATTATCCCATCTGGCGAATGGTTAACTGGTCCCATTCATTTCAAAAGCAATGTGGAATTACACCTTTCAGAGGGTTCCGTACTTTTATTTTCTGACAAGCCAGAAGATTACTTGCCCGCCGTTCACACGTCATGGGAAGGTATGGAATGCTATAATTACTCCCCCCTGATTTATGCATATGAGTCCCAAAATATCGCCATCACTGGTACCGGCGAATTAAAAGCCAAAATGGATGTTTGGGAAAAGTGGTTTGCTCGCCCAGCTCCTCATATGAATAGCCTTAAACATCTTTACACCATGGCTTCCACAGGTGTTCCTGTAGAAGAAAGACAAATGGTAAATGACAGTTCGCATTTAAGGCCACATTTCATTCAATTTAATCGTTGCGAAAACGTCTTGATGGAAGGTGTTACTGTCACTAACAGCCCTTTTTGGACCATCCACCCTTACCTTTCAAAAGATGTGGTTATCCGAAACATAAACGTTTACGCTCACGGGCACAATAATGACGGTGTTGACCCAGAAATGAGTCAAAATGTACTCATAGAAAATTGTATTTTCGACCAAGGAGATGATGCAGTTTCTATAAAATCTGGAAGAAATCAAGATGCGTGGCGACTTAATACACCTTCTAAAAACATAGTTCTTAGAAACCTAACGGTCAAAAATGGTCACGAATTAGTAGCACTCGGTAGTGAACTCTCTGGCGGTATAGAAAATGTATTTGTCGACAATTGTGAGGTACTAGAGGGTGCCAAACTTTCTCACCTACTTTTTATTAAAACCAACGAACGCCGAGGTGGATACGTTAAAAACATTTTTATCAATAATGTAAAATCGGGTAAAATAGATAAAGGAGTTTTAGGGATAGAAACCGATGTACTTTATCAATGGCGTGACCTAGTGCCTACTTATGAGCGTAGACTCACACCTATTAGCAATATTTTTCTTACTAATATAAAATCAGCTGACGTCAAGTTTGTATCTCGAATTTTAGGGCAAGAAGAATTACCTGTTGAGAATATTTCATTGAAAAATGTTAGCGTAGATACTTTTGGAGACAAAAAACACATTCATGAAAATGTCATAAACTTCACAGAAGAGTAG
- a CDS encoding DNA-3-methyladenine glycosylase I, which yields MPYCKFCQDLPEDNVHKYYHDFQYGFPLATDNELFERLVLEINQAGLSWNTILVKKDNFFKAYDGFDIATVASYPETERERLLSDAGIIRNKLKVNAAIHNANVILELQKEHGSFKNWIELNHPLTKEEWVKVFKKQFKFVGGEIVNEFLQSTGYLPTPHDKDCPVYVKVEEARKGMEIY from the coding sequence ATGCCGTACTGCAAATTTTGTCAAGACTTACCAGAAGATAATGTTCATAAATATTATCACGACTTCCAGTATGGATTCCCATTAGCAACTGACAATGAGCTCTTTGAACGTTTAGTTTTAGAAATAAATCAAGCAGGACTTTCTTGGAATACCATTCTGGTCAAAAAAGATAACTTCTTTAAGGCCTATGACGGTTTTGATATAGCCACAGTGGCGTCTTACCCCGAAACGGAAAGAGAAAGACTACTTTCTGATGCTGGAATCATCAGAAACAAACTAAAAGTTAACGCAGCTATTCATAATGCCAATGTTATTTTAGAACTTCAAAAAGAGCATGGAAGCTTTAAAAATTGGATAGAACTTAACCATCCCCTCACAAAAGAGGAATGGGTAAAAGTTTTCAAAAAGCAATTCAAATTTGTAGGTGGCGAGATTGTCAATGAATTTCTTCAAAGCACGGGTTATCTGCCTACACCGCATGATAAAGATTGTCCTGTTTATGTGAAGGTCGAAGAGGCAAGAAAGGGTATGGAAATTTATTGA
- a CDS encoding alpha-L-arabinofuranosidase, which translates to MLIINTVQFKVTSLLSVIFLFSCSKNSVEPEIDVPTEIVTIAPAIDPELATSIGFFLDEWQPKTFKAPEFIDGTIPSSATHTVTIDASEIITKIPQKIFGHNANTWMGTFVDSPSLIKDVTNLNPQVIRWPAGSGSNVYFWNTFPVDDPNVTGFKETPPSEYMEKWGIPRQFMNEDGSIVDASFFYGQTNDNWRGSLDNYYSMLVSTQNEGSICVNYSFARYGTSKDPVAMAAKLAADWVRHDNGRTKLWEVGNENYGTWEKGNRIDVSKNQDGQPEFLTGALYAKHFKVFADSMRNAASEIGSQIKIGAVMQESEIQDWQSNTTKTWNEGLLKEIGGAADFYIAHNYITPYNENSDAANILKDAVALPEKMMSFLSAEISKYGGQEKPIGFTEWNMWAKDRMQQVSNTSGAFSVIVQGESIKNKYGMAARWDLYNGWGNGNDHGLFSDGGSPEDPRMNARPSFYHMYYFQKTIGDRLVKSNDKAVGAIPTAVKSYASTYSSGEVAVAVVNTSGTPQNVEIKTANFNAGERYYWYNLAGGTDNGDFSRKVIVNGNAPSGEAGGPSNYAEIKARSAKTNDGIKITVPAWSSVFVMIDKLEQ; encoded by the coding sequence ATGCTAATAATTAATACGGTTCAGTTTAAAGTTACATCACTTTTAAGTGTGATTTTTTTGTTCTCCTGTTCTAAAAATTCAGTAGAACCTGAGATTGACGTTCCCACTGAAATTGTTACGATTGCTCCGGCGATTGACCCAGAGTTGGCCACTTCTATTGGTTTCTTTTTGGACGAATGGCAACCTAAAACATTTAAAGCACCAGAGTTTATTGATGGCACTATTCCGTCATCAGCCACGCATACGGTTACCATAGATGCTTCCGAGATAATTACTAAAATACCTCAAAAGATTTTTGGGCATAATGCTAATACTTGGATGGGCACCTTTGTGGATTCACCAAGTTTAATAAAAGATGTTACTAATCTTAATCCGCAGGTTATCAGATGGCCAGCAGGAAGTGGTAGTAACGTTTATTTCTGGAATACGTTTCCTGTAGACGACCCAAATGTGACTGGTTTTAAAGAGACACCGCCATCAGAATATATGGAGAAATGGGGCATTCCTAGGCAGTTTATGAATGAAGATGGTTCTATAGTGGATGCAAGTTTTTTCTATGGACAAACAAACGATAATTGGCGTGGCTCTTTAGATAATTATTACAGCATGCTTGTTAGTACGCAAAATGAAGGAAGTATATGTGTAAACTATAGTTTTGCTAGATATGGAACCAGTAAAGACCCAGTGGCCATGGCTGCTAAACTAGCTGCTGATTGGGTAAGACATGATAATGGGCGTACCAAACTGTGGGAAGTAGGAAACGAAAACTATGGTACTTGGGAAAAAGGAAATAGGATAGATGTGAGCAAAAACCAAGATGGTCAACCTGAGTTTTTGACAGGAGCTTTGTATGCTAAGCATTTCAAAGTATTTGCAGATTCTATGCGTAATGCTGCGTCTGAGATAGGTTCTCAGATTAAAATAGGAGCAGTAATGCAAGAGTCTGAAATACAAGATTGGCAGTCTAATACCACCAAAACATGGAATGAGGGGTTGCTAAAAGAGATTGGTGGGGCTGCAGATTTCTATATTGCTCATAATTACATTACGCCTTATAATGAAAACTCTGATGCTGCAAATATTCTGAAAGATGCTGTAGCCTTGCCAGAGAAAATGATGAGTTTTTTGAGTGCTGAAATAAGTAAATATGGCGGTCAAGAAAAACCAATAGGCTTTACTGAATGGAATATGTGGGCTAAAGATAGAATGCAGCAGGTGTCTAATACCAGTGGTGCTTTTTCGGTAATAGTGCAGGGCGAGTCTATAAAAAACAAATATGGAATGGCAGCCAGATGGGATTTGTATAATGGCTGGGGAAATGGAAACGACCATGGTCTATTTAGTGATGGTGGAAGTCCCGAAGACCCAAGAATGAATGCAAGACCGTCATTTTATCATATGTATTATTTCCAGAAAACAATAGGCGATAGGTTGGTGAAGTCTAATGATAAGGCGGTGGGGGCAATTCCGACGGCTGTGAAATCGTATGCATCTACCTATAGTTCTGGTGAGGTGGCCGTGGCTGTGGTAAATACATCGGGTACGCCACAAAACGTAGAAATAAAGACAGCAAATTTCAATGCAGGTGAAAGGTATTATTGGTACAATCTTGCTGGAGGAACGGATAATGGAGATTTCTCTAGAAAGGTGATTGTGAATGGAAATGCTCCTTCAGGTGAAGCTGGTGGTCCGTCAAATTATGCAGAGATAAAAGCAAGGTCGGCAAAGACGAATGATGGTATTAAAATAACAGTACCAGCTTGGAGTTCAGTTTTTGTGATGATAGATAAGTTGGAGCAATAA